Proteins co-encoded in one Scylla paramamosain isolate STU-SP2022 chromosome 43, ASM3559412v1, whole genome shotgun sequence genomic window:
- the LOC135093756 gene encoding protein patched homolog 2-like codes for MEETDEHSPKLTCIQRVSYAVVNTLESFFYRYGHSVASHPGRYIAVILLLTGLSCLGFLNFKIEGRSEKLWIPQNSDYVKTLEWQKESFPEGQRVEMILYSAENVLTADYVREMYRIHNMVASIQITNSKGQRFNQSDLCARVPALGGKQREELLKLKAQLFPGRQLDFEVDWSLMVDKGIYYKFYSSMPTACIDISILEMWGYSNATVFATLTDQDVINAINTIKLSATFSYPMDFKDLLGEVTYNSSGQVVAARTALTHMVMQVTRARIEGDVTNQAGLGEAVDPELFAWEGEYLKFLGDVSVTDGLEFYYQAKRSFSEISESTIFGDVFYLALGNAILFIYVQLMLGKFNMVENRPILSILGMLTTYLAVIMAYGLCSAVGLLYGPVHNILPLLMIGLGVDDMFVIVQCWQNLDHQERQLNLRKRMGQALRHAGVAITVTSMTDCGAFLIGATTVLPALRSFCIYAAVGVLTLYAFQATFFVAWFTYDQRRVEEKRNGLFWCYKHKDWEPNKCSQVDLASQFFDKVYAKVLLLKPTKVLVFLVTAGLLVVSIWGVMHLRQYFNPVLFIPHSSYLFQFLSKLMHFYPEAGERGTVYFGELNYPQELYKIGALGEALEKSKGVASVTSWYDLMVDYTRKDIGEDIRGKELNETFFQEILSSFLFSPSGTRFQSYFHFEGNLTIAEPTPRVTACKFDYQHKTIEGRNEQIAAMDEVKQLVSEAQFSDMAAATSFIYSSWETNKVIMEELMRNLCLAMVAVFIMTLFLLANLVASLFVLICVILTLINVMALMTWWGLTIDIITCINLVLSIGLCVDYSAHIALHFMQVKGSRNERARCALSEMGPPVINGAFSTFLSFVLLANSDSHVFLSFFKIFLGVFIYGVFHGLVFLPVLLSVLGPAPYLKPHHLPGRDQDEVQVRSLRDRMKPQPLEQVEGS; via the exons ATGGAAGAGACGGATGAGCACTCCCCTAAACTTACGTGCATCCAGCGGGTTAGCTATGCTGTGGTCAACACTTTAGAGAGCTTCTTTTATAG GTATGGACACAGCGTGGCCTCGCACCCCGGCCGCTACATcgctgtcatcctcctcctgacgGGGCTCAGCTGCCTCGGGTTCCTCAACTTCAAAATCGAGGGCCGCTCAGAGAAGCTATGGATTCCACAG AATTCAGACTACGTGAAGACTCTGGAGTGGCAGAAGGAAAGCTTCCCTGAAGGCCAGCGCGTGGAGATGATCCTATACTCAGCAGAGAACGTCCTCACTGCTGACTACGTGAGGGAG atgtACCGAATACACAACATGGTGGCCTCCATTCAGATCACAAACAGCAAGGGTCAACGCTTCAACCAAAGTGACCTCTGTGCCAG GGTGCCGGCACTCGGAGGCAAGCAGAGGGAGGAACTGCTCAAGCTGAAGGCACAACTGTTCCCAGGCCGGCAGCTGGACTTTGAAGTAGACTGGTCCCTCATGGTGGATAAGGGGATATACTACAAGTTTTACAGCAGCATGCCCACCGCTTGTATTGATATTAGCATACTGGAGATGTGGGGGTACTCCAACGCTACGGTCTTCGCCACTCTCACCGACCAGGACGTGATTAACGCCATCAATACCATCAAGTTAAG CGCCACCTTCTCCTACCCGATGGATTTCAAGGACCTTCTGGGAGAAGTGACATACAACTCCTCAGGCCAAGTGGTAGCGGCGCGCACGGCCCTCACACACATGGTGATGCAGGTGACCAGGGCCCGCATCGAAGGAGATGTCACCAACCAAGCAGGACTGGGTGAAGCG GTGGACCCGGAACTCTTTGCATGGGAAGGGGAGTACCTGAAGTTCCTGGGGGATGTCAGTGTCACTGATGGTCTTGAGTTCTACTACCAGGCCAAACGAAG CTTTAGTGAAATCAGTGAAAGTACAATTTTCGGGGACGTGTTTTATCTCGCCTTGGGGAATGCCATCCTCTTCATCTATGTCCAGCTCATGCTTGGGAAATTCAACATGGTGGAGAACAGG CCTATCTTGTCTATCTTGGGGATGCTAACAACCTACCTGGCAGTGATTATGGCATATGGCCTGTGCTCTGCCGTGGGTCTCCTGTATGGACCAGTCCACAACATTCTCCCCCTGCTCATGATTGGCCTTGGGGTGGACGACATGTTTGTCATTGTTCAGTGCTGGCAGAACCTTGACCACCAG GAACGTCAGCTGAACCTACGTAAGAGGATGGGACAAGCCTTGCGCCACGCTGGGGTTGCCATCACTGTCACGTCTATGACTGATTGTGGAGCTTTCCTCATCGGTGCCACCACT GTGTTGCCGGCCCTCAGGTCTTTCTGTATCTATGCTGCCGTTGGGGTGTTGACCTTATATGCCTTCCAGGCAACCTTCTTTGTGGCCTGGTTCACATATGATCAAAGGCGAGTGGAAG AAAAGCGAAATGGGCTGTTTTGGTGCTACAAACACAAAGACTGGGAGCCAAATAAATGCTCTCAGGTGGATCTGGCTTCCCAATTCTTTGACAAGGTGTACGCCAAAGTGTTGCTTCTCAAACCCACCAAG GTGTTGGTGttcctggtgacagctggacTGCTTGTTGTCAGCATCTGGGGTGTGATGCATCTTAGGCAGTACTTCAACCCAGTCCTGTTCATCCCTCACTCGTCCTATCTCTTCCAGTTCCTGTCAAAGCTCATGCACTTTTATCCAGAAGCAG gagagagaggcacagttTACTTCGGTGAACTGAATTACCCACAGGAGCTGTACAAGATTGGAGCACTGGGGGAGGCATTAGAGAAGAGTAAGGGTGTGGCATCAGTGACCTCCTGGTATGATCTGATGGTTGACTACACCAGGAAGGACATAGGAGAGG atataagaggaaaggagttaaATGAAACATTCTTCCAAGAAATCCTGTCCtccttcctgttctctcctTCTGGCACTCGCTTCCAGTCGTACTTCCACTTTGAAGGAAATCTTACCATAGCCGAGCCAACACCCAGAGTCACA GCTTGCAAGTTTGATTATCAACACAAGActatagaaggaagaaatgaacaaataGCAGCCATGGATGAAGTGAAGCAACTGGTCAGTGAGGCTCAGTTTTCAG ACATGGCAGCAGCAACATCCTTCATATACTCCAGCTGGGAGACCAACAAGGTGATAATGGAAGAATTAATGAGGAATCTATGCCTGGCAATGGTTGCTGTATTCATCATGACCCTCTTCCTGCTGGCAAATCTTGTGGCTTCACTCTTTGTGCTGATTTGTGTCATCCTCACCCTT ATAAATGTAATGGCCCTGATGACATGGTGGGGCCTGACCATTGACATCATTACCTGCATCAATCTGGTGCTCAGTATTGGTCTCTGTGTTGATTATTCTGCCCACATTGCCCTCCACTTCATGCAG GTGAAGGGCTCAAGAAATGAGAGGGCAAGGTGTGCTCTCAGCGAGATGGGGCCACCTGTCATTAATGGTGCTTTCtctaccttcctctccttcgtccTGTTGGCTAACTCAGATTCTCatgtgttcctttccttcttcaaa ATCTTCTTGGGGGTGTTCATCTATGGAGTCTTCCACGGACTTGTATTCTTGCCAGTGCTGCTCAGTGTGCTGGGTCCTGCACCTTACCTCAAGCCCCACCACCTGCCAGGAAGAGACCAGGATGAGGTGCAGGTCAGATCCTTAAGGGATAGGATGAAACCACAACCTCTGGAACAAGTAGAAGGCAGTTAG
- the LOC135093758 gene encoding upstream stimulatory factor 2-like gives MTSSSMDMIETALDSSGDKDCECEDDKVSLAQRLALDDATVRDSASPILAPGFALRTETENSGTLAYRVVQFTPDGGVDGLPQGAVPGTVTSLLASPQANGSPAESPETRLALITPGDISSDGQFYVISDVLTTTSPRNLAPRASESVMNPRLSSSTREEKRRVTHNEVERRRRDKINTWIYRLAKIIPDCPEAHTKNSQSKGGILAKACDYITELRSHNDQLTERIKESQRREMDFDLLKQELEVLKNENAALKNENALVRAQLQQQGLLGDLPP, from the exons atgacctcctcctccatggacATGATAGAGACAGCCCTCGACAGCAG CGGGGATAAGGATTGTGAGTGTGAGGACGACAAGGTGTCTCTGGCCCAGCGACTTGCCCTGGACGACGCAACTGTGAGGGACTCTGCATCCCCAATCCTTGCCCCTGGGTTTGCTCTGCGCACCGAGACAGAAAATTCAG GTACACTGGCTTACAGGGTGGTGCAATTCACTCCTGATGGAGGTGTGGATGGCCTTCCACAGGGGGCTGTGCCAGGCACAGTCACCAGCCTCCTGGCCAGCCCTCAGGCCAACGGCTCCCCAGCTGAGTCCCCTGAAACCAGATTGGCGCTCATAACACCTGGTGACATCTCCAgcgatg GCCAGTTCTATGTGATCAGTGatgtcctcaccaccacctcaccacgcAACCTTGCCCCACGTGCCTCTGAGAGTGTCATGAACCCCCGGCTGAGCAGCTCAACGCGGGAGGAGAAGCGAAGGGTGACACACAACGAGGTAGAGCGGAGACGGAGGGACAAGATCAACACCTGGATCTACCGCCTAGCCAAGATCATCCCAGACTGCCCGGAGGCTCACACCAAGAACTCACAG AGCAAAGGGGGGATCCTGGCCAAGGCCTGTGACTACATCACAGAACTCAGAAGCCACAATGACCAGCTCACGGAGAGGATAAAGGAATCACAGCGCCGGGAGATGGATTTTGATCTCTTGAAGCAGGAGTTGGAAGTTCTGAAAAACGAGAATGCTGCTTTGAAAAACGAGAATGCCTTGGTGCGTGCCCAGCTACAGCAGCAAGGGCTCCTCGGGGACCTGCCGCCATAA
- the LOC135093759 gene encoding uncharacterized protein LOC135093759 isoform X2 gives MIPKPGFGHNHKYRNKAKRRVETIEGPGGLPLVKRRRSRTIGVETHRKARGEVSLPNGSCSTPRLAQGTLQCCILLRLPVFLHCVAGFEARERLETSWRLILWNRDILPPHPTKVPGEGTRRENCWLLLSGRFRTGDKRLVLVFSASAPFLLENPSCTTFLVLNVVCQTRGLTVLSVNEQQCTKS, from the exons ATGATCCCCAAACCCGGCTTCGGCCATAACCACAAGTATCGAAACAAAGCAAAGAGAAGAGTTGAAACAATAGAGGGACCCGGGGGTCTCCCTCTGGTCAAGCGCCGCAG ATCTCGAACCATCGGTGTCGAGACGCACAGGAAGGCTAGAGGCGAGGTGAGCTTGCCGAACGGCTCTTGTTCTACTCCTCGCCTCGCCCAAGGAACACTCCAGTGCTGCATTCTTTTAAG GCTGCCAGTCTTCCTTCACTGCGTTGCTGGATTTGAGGCACGGGAGCGGTTGGAGACATCGTGGCGCCTCATCTTGTGGAACCGTGATATCCTCCCCCCTCACCCAACAAAG GTTCCTGGTGAGGGTACAAGACGTGAGAACTGCTGGCTGCTGTTGAGTGGGCGATTCAGGACTGGTGACAAGAGATTGGTGCTGGTGTTCTCTGCTTCTGCACCATTTCTTCTGGAAAATCCTTCTTGTACTACCTTTCTTGTGTTGAACGTTGTGTGTCAGACTCGTGGATTGACAGTGTTGTCGGTTAATGAGCAGCAGTGTACTAAGTCCTAG